Proteins from a single region of Pleurocapsa minor HA4230-MV1:
- a CDS encoding dynamin family protein → MDNLLVDRALVQYQSSLDSLLKQLQVFATEINNQQLQGTIRNLRVNINEPFLFVVVGEVKAGKSSFINALLQADICKTAADPCTDVIQQLIYSKEQFEQPVNQYLRKIGLPNEILKTLSVVDTPGTNTIVENHQEITKDFIPNSDLIFFVFFAKNPYTRSAWELLNYVNKEWRKKVVFVLQQADLAKPEELAKNKEKLVELAVQKGIPSPVVFATSVEWEINGETDLSGFQEVRNYIQQTLKDGSTKRLKLQGVKKTSEQIIDLLRKDLVTVQQQLIKDQAVVSKIKTKLLQNKRQSGFELESLIKRLLTKYDTITARVKADFREQLSLFTLVKGSFAVLFRTQKSAPTWMDELKQSCEYELKTSLGEISQDGIKHFVGGIKDLLHSLVDDLHDIKVNHVTTNVITVNTIESRQEIVEDVQQKVATLLDDKSFLHSIESVNASVAPRFLGGGAATVAGTAIAALTEIVLLDIIGTAFAGVGLLFAGGTLVLKKRKIIRQFEEKLDQEKTRFESELSAKLNSKLDIIYEEIERNFANIYSYVGEEEQKVIPLVDQFKQIEQEAAQL, encoded by the coding sequence ATGGATAATCTTCTTGTCGATCGGGCGTTGGTTCAATATCAATCGAGTTTAGACAGTTTATTAAAACAACTACAGGTATTTGCCACCGAAATTAATAATCAACAGCTACAGGGGACTATTCGTAATTTACGAGTCAACATTAATGAGCCATTTTTGTTTGTCGTGGTGGGGGAGGTTAAGGCGGGAAAAAGTAGCTTTATCAATGCTTTGTTGCAGGCAGATATTTGTAAAACCGCAGCCGATCCCTGCACCGATGTTATTCAACAACTTATTTATAGTAAGGAACAGTTTGAGCAACCCGTAAATCAGTATTTGCGCAAGATTGGCTTGCCTAACGAAATCCTCAAAACTTTATCCGTAGTGGATACTCCTGGGACAAATACGATTGTGGAAAATCATCAGGAGATTACGAAAGATTTTATTCCTAATAGTGATTTAATTTTCTTTGTCTTTTTTGCCAAAAATCCTTATACTCGTAGCGCTTGGGAATTATTAAACTACGTAAATAAAGAGTGGCGTAAAAAAGTCGTATTTGTCTTGCAACAGGCAGATTTAGCTAAACCCGAAGAATTAGCCAAAAATAAAGAAAAGCTCGTAGAATTAGCTGTGCAAAAGGGTATCCCCTCTCCTGTCGTGTTTGCTACTTCCGTTGAGTGGGAAATAAACGGGGAAACCGATCTTAGTGGTTTTCAAGAGGTGAGAAATTATATTCAGCAAACTCTTAAAGATGGTAGTACTAAAAGATTAAAGCTTCAGGGAGTCAAGAAAACTAGTGAGCAAATTATTGACTTATTGAGAAAAGACTTAGTTACGGTGCAGCAGCAGTTAATTAAAGATCAGGCGGTTGTGAGCAAGATTAAAACTAAGTTACTGCAAAATAAACGACAGTCAGGCTTTGAACTAGAATCTTTGATTAAGCGACTCCTGACTAAGTACGATACAATTACCGCCAGAGTCAAAGCAGATTTTCGCGAACAGCTATCGCTCTTTACTTTAGTCAAGGGTTCATTTGCCGTACTCTTTCGGACTCAAAAATCTGCCCCAACTTGGATGGATGAGCTGAAGCAAAGCTGCGAGTATGAGCTTAAAACTTCTCTGGGTGAAATATCTCAGGATGGCATTAAACATTTTGTGGGGGGCATTAAAGATTTACTCCACAGTCTAGTAGATGACTTGCACGATATCAAAGTCAACCACGTAACTACGAATGTCATCACCGTTAACACGATTGAAAGTCGCCAAGAAATAGTTGAAGATGTGCAGCAAAAAGTTGCTACCTTACTAGACGATAAAAGTTTTCTTCATTCGATTGAATCAGTTAATGCCAGTGTTGCCCCTAGATTCTTGGGTGGTGGTGCAGCTACCGTTGCGGGTACGGCGATCGCTGCTTTAACAGAGATAGTATTATTAGACATTATCGGCACTGCTTTTGCTGGAGTGGGCTTATTGTTTGCTGGCGGAACTTTAGTGTTGAAAAAGCGCAAGATTATTAGACAGTTTGAAGAAAAACTGGATCAGGAAAAAACCCGTTTTGAAAGCGAACTATCTGCTAAGTTGAATTCCAAGTTAGATATTATCTACGAAGAAATTGAACGCAACTTTGCCAATATCTATAGTTACGTTGGGGAAGAAGAGCAGAAGGTGATACCGTTAGTAGATCAGTTTAAGCAAATTGAGCAAGAGGCAGCACAGTTATAA
- the csaB gene encoding polysaccharide pyruvyl transferase CsaB — protein sequence MSHTKAVLCGYYGMGNAGDEALLVSLLQMLPAEVEPIVLSGNPQATKKSYGVASCDRKSTFALLKVLQQSDVFIWGGGSLMQDATSIASPIYYAGLMALAQQRGLTTIAWAQGIGPLNKSLTRWLTKQVLLGCNVISVRDQASAELLSNWQIKPLIAPDPVWALRSQTPPALPDTDKPIVAVVLRSHPLLTPNRLQTLIQAIQDFQTQSNSFILLIPFQPAQDLAIAEHVAAQLQQDYAIVSIPHPQQLKGLFKEVKMAIGMRLHSLIMAAAEGCRCFALSYDPKVTQLMSELNLPGYELRDLPNQPEIISAAWLAQLEQHGSGSEQIQSLVDRALIHQQLLRKTIIKD from the coding sequence ATGAGTCATACTAAAGCAGTATTGTGTGGATATTATGGCATGGGTAATGCGGGAGATGAAGCATTATTGGTGTCACTGCTACAAATGCTGCCCGCAGAGGTTGAGCCAATCGTCTTGTCTGGTAATCCGCAAGCTACGAAGAAAAGTTACGGTGTGGCAAGTTGCGATCGCAAATCTACTTTTGCTCTGTTAAAAGTTCTGCAACAGTCTGATGTTTTTATTTGGGGTGGTGGTAGTTTGATGCAGGATGCTACTAGTATTGCTAGCCCTATTTACTATGCAGGCTTGATGGCGCTGGCGCAACAAAGAGGTTTGACAACTATTGCCTGGGCGCAGGGAATTGGCCCTTTAAACAAATCTTTGACTCGCTGGTTAACTAAACAGGTTTTATTAGGATGTAATGTTATCAGCGTTCGCGATCAAGCCTCGGCAGAACTTCTAAGTAATTGGCAGATCAAACCCCTAATTGCCCCCGATCCTGTTTGGGCATTACGCAGCCAAACCCCTCCAGCATTACCCGATACCGATAAACCAATTGTGGCAGTGGTATTGCGATCGCATCCTTTATTAACCCCGAACCGTCTTCAGACTTTAATTCAAGCAATTCAAGACTTTCAGACTCAAAGTAACAGCTTCATCTTATTAATTCCTTTCCAACCAGCTCAAGATCTGGCGATCGCCGAACACGTTGCTGCTCAGTTACAACAAGATTATGCGATCGTGTCGATTCCTCATCCTCAACAATTAAAAGGATTATTTAAGGAAGTAAAAATGGCGATCGGGATGCGATTACACAGTTTAATTATGGCAGCCGCCGAAGGCTGTCGCTGTTTTGCCTTAAGCTACGATCCTAAAGTTACTCAACTGATGTCGGAACTCAACCTGCCAGGATACGAGCTAAGGGATCTCCCCAATCAGCCAGAAATAATTAGTGCTGCTTGGTTAGCACAATTAGAGCAGCATGGGAGCGGCTCTGAACAGATTCAATCGCTAGTAGATCGAGCTTTAATACATCAACAACTATTAAGAAAAACAATTATCAAAGATTAA